AGCTGGATCAGGTCTGAGTGGAGGCAGTAGGAGTAGGAGAGGACATTAATGTGGCAATAGTGTAGTTGCCTCAAAAGGATTGGAAGAGGGGCCATGAGTGTCACACTCTTCAGTGAAATGCCCAGTCCCGTGGAGATGATACGGGGTGGGGTCAGGATGGCTATATAGCGTAGTGGATTGTAGATGGCTACAAAGCGGTCATAACTCATGGCCAACAGGACCCCTGACTCCATGCAAGAGAAGGTATGAATGAAGAACATCTGGGACAGGCAGCCATCAAAGTCAATCTGGCGGGCATCAAACCAGAGAATGCCCATGACAGTGGGCAGTGTAGACACAGAAACACCCACCTCAGTGACAGACAACATGGAGAGGAACAAGTACATGGGTTCATGTAGGGCGGGGTCTGCCTGCACTGCTGCCATGATGAGGCTGTTGCCCACAATGTCTACAGTGTACATGGtgaagaagagaatggagagcCAGCCATGTTGGGCCTCCAATCCCGGGATGCCAGTCAGGAAGACGGATAGGAGGTCAAGACTTTCATTATTCTCAGCTCCCATGTCACCGACAACAGAGCTCAGTCTGGACCTGCCATTTGAAAAAAGCAAAGTTAGCTCCCGTCTACAGGGTGTTCTGCTTTAGCAACTCACCTTGAAGGTTGAAGAAGTGAGATGGAAGGAGATGGGGGAAATTGGAGTCATTTACATCATTCTGAGTAAAAATATAATGGACATTCTTGTCTCACCTCCTATTCCCTGGCAaccagaatcctaaaattttacacttaaaaGAGATATTTGAGACTCCTTAGCCTTATGAGAGACAACATAGCTTAAAAACTAAGAGCAGAAACACTAGAATAAATCAGAATCAGGTCAAAATCCAGAGTCAGCCAGTTTTTAGATGTGTGATATGGGCAACTTATTTATACTCTGATccaaagtttttttaattaacttataAAGTGAAGATAATAATGTGATTCAGTTATTTGGAtgtaagaaataaattagaaaattaacaCCATATGTTCAGTGTTTTAGAGCTCTGCAAATGGATTCTGGCGGACCTTAGTTCGATGCTCAATTTATATTTTACTCTCagtgtgaccttgaacaggtAACTTAACCTTTCCAAGTCTCAGTGTGTCCCTTTGTAAATTAAGGGTGAAAATACATCTACCTCATATGGTTGTTGAAAAGGTAAGCAAGATATTGTATGGCATATGAaacactgaataaaaataaactattttatccTTAGGGAGATAACTAAGACCCAGAGAGGAAGAGCAAGTAATATACCAAAAGCCTAAGAATCAATTTCTGCAGAGCCAAGGTTATAGCTTAGATCCACAGACTCTCCTTGTAGTGATGTTTCCATTTCACTATGGAAATAGGAGTAAACCTCAGTCTGACGTAAGATGGAGTCATAAGAACGAATTGAGTTATAGCTTTGCCAATGGGCATCTGAGCAAACAAGGACACCTGGGAAAATGGTAGTCTCTGTGTGTCCCCACTCCACTCCAGGGAAAGAAACATTTTGAGTGAAAGAGAGACAGTGGTTTTAGAatgttgaaaaagagagaaacatgaaTAGAGTGGTGAAGGATATGGAAATTCCAGGTGAAAATTACACTAATACAAAAGTGACCTGTGAGTTCAAAAACAGAGTTCAGAAAGGCCATTAAGTAAAGATGTAATGGCTTCAAAATAGCATATTTGATCTAGAATCCATGGAGATATCAATGATACAGAGATAAGGACTCCATTATTGGCCAAGAGATCAGAGATAAACAGTTTACCCCCAATTGGAAGatgaaaataatcataatataatataaagtaATGTAATGTAAAGTAACTTCACATAATggaatataataaattaaatttgtaaactgaatttaaaaaaacagtgaaataggGGCCTACCCCATGGCCCAGTAGCTATGTTCATGTGCTTTGTTTCGGaggcctagggttcactggtttggatcctgggcgtggacctacacactgctcatcaagcaatgctgtggtggtatcccacatagaactagaatgacctaaacgaggatatacaactatgttttgcggctttgaagagaaaaaaacaaaagaggaagattgacaacagatgttagctcagggccaatcttcctcaccaaaaacaaaacaaaacaaaacaaaacaaaaacattgaaaTAGGAAAGTGCAGTTAAAATTGGTATAAAAGCTGAGTTATCTCAAATCATCAGTTCATTCACTCAGCTGACTTGGATATATGATGCACTGATTCTTTATCAATTCTTTATCCTTCAGTTACCCACTGTTGATATAAAATGATCAGTATAGCTAAAGAGTTCAATTGGAATGCTCCAGTGGAATTGATGGACAGTTAGGAAAATATACAGCTAAAAGAATACAAAGAGCTATAACCATGGTGACACACAAACTAGTAGAGAGGATGACCCCAGAGCCTGTATTCTCCTACTCTCTTCATGCTCAAGTCCTTTCTTCATGCACCAGCCCTTCTGAAATTCCATGCATTCTATCTCTGTATTTCCATCAAGGTTTACACTTTCCATGACAGGTGAAATATACTTGCTTGTGCCTTTTATCCACTGGTGTCTCTTGGTTCTGTCTtatagatcagtggttctcaaactcaaCTACATGTTAGAATCACATGAGGAACTTAAAAATCCCCATGCCCAGGCAAGATCCCATaccaattaaattagaatctctggATGTGTATAAAGTTATCAATAAGttttaaagctcccaggtgaaCCCAATGTTGAGAATCACTCCAGACCCATTTTGTGACATTCTGATCACTTTACAGTGACAGTGTTTTAGACATAATAGTAATTTTCAAGAGCTCCCTaagctttcctcttttttttccagacAACCTTCCTAGTCCACTTCTAACCTGCAACTTGAACACCCCCTTCTGTTTCATCATCTACTACATTCCTCAGCATCCTGGAGCTCCTTCAAATAAACTTGGGTTTGCTCATGCTATTCCAAGGTAGTTCCCACAGATATAGCCTAGGTTTGGGCCTAGCATTGCATATCACCTCCCTGGGCATGCACcaaaagggagaggagagccTGGTAGGAGGCTTTGAGACCTTGTCTAATCATCTCACCTGTAGGCCTTGACTTATCTCACCTGAGACTGCCTGCCACTGGTAAAATCTCATCTTCAGCAGGAAATAATAATGAAGGAATCTTTTTCAGGTTTCACCTGAACATTTTTCTTCATGGTATCTGTTATTTTCTTGCAAAACACATcttaatttgtaaatatatatttacttgtgTAATGATTTGTTCAATGCCTGTAGCCCTTACAAGATGGTAAACTCCATCAAAATAAGCATGGTATTaactacactttaaaaaaaatgtttgatgtCTAGATACCCAATACTTGTGCAGTCAAGTACATAGCAGATGCTTAGCAAGCTCTTTAAccagataaacaaataattggaTGGATAAACAGTGCCTCAATGTTTCAATCATAATACCCTGTAATCTTCACTTCTTCAGATTACTTATGCTAAATTCCTTTAGCTATTCGAAGTACCTGATTTTTAATTCCTTAAAATCCTGCTGTCAGAGTGTATCATGGATATTAACTCTAATATGAATTAACAGTGTGACTGCAGCTTACAACAAATTAATGAGTTTCAGGCTTTGTTAACAGAGGTATTTTATTCAAAAGATAATACATTCTAAAATGTACATTTACAATTCTACACTTTATTTTCTGCTTgcactgtctttctcttccttgttagTTTTTTGAacccctactattatttttacTCAAAACGTTCATTTTATCTGAAACTTTTTCGAGCACTATTTAAgcattaataataattttcttatctatgactttacaatattttatgtagacttttcctattttattaaaattacttttatacCTCTGTTCTCCCTGTCATAGTTTGGGCTCTTCTAGTATTAGACTTTTGTCGAGTTCATCCTTGCCTCACCAGAACTTCATGATTCTGACACACAGGCAGGCTCAAGAATTTGTGAATTAAGAAAAGCATGAACGTACCACTCAGGACCATAACTGAAGTACGTTCAGTTCCAGGTTACAGACTCTAGATCAGAGTTAAACCAACTGGGACTCACTCAGAGGCAAAGGGTATCAAGTCATGTAAAGAGCATTGAAGGAACCAGTGAAACTTTGTTTTGAGAAGAGGAGACTGCAGAAGAGATTGGTGGGGATGGTTGTAAGAGTTGGAGAGTGATAGGTTGAGAGCATAGGAAGACAGTTTGGGGCTCAGGTAAGGAAGATTTTTCTAAGAGTTAAAGCTGCACAACAAGATAATATGTCTCTGCTCAGTGAAGATGTTTAAGCAAAGACTGAATAACCCTTGTTTGGAATGCTGGAGGGAGAATTCCAGCACCAGCTGAGTTGGGATTAAAGGTCCTTTCATCTCTCCTTCTGTCCTCAGGCCTGATGTCCCAGATGGTCAGggtctctctttttctgtgactGAGAAAATCATGGCTGTGGATCTGTGTGGGACAGAACAGAGGCAAGCTCTTAGCACCTGTTGTATGATCATCATGTGTCTTTCATGGCTAAGGCAGTCTCTGGCAGCCCTTTCTGAAGGTGTTTGGGAGCACACAAGGGCTTTTGAATGAATGTTACTTTTCTGTAGAAAACCTACATGAAAATCAGACTTAGGGATTTTTTGGTCTTAAACCTGTCTGTCATAGGTCGAACAAATCACAGctaatacacaaacacacacatgcattaaCAAGATTTACTCAAAGATGTAGAGACagcagagagactgagagaaCCACACAGAGGCACAAACAGAACTGTAGACAAAACACTCTTCTTGTGCAAATACtagaagacacaaatagattcAAACTCGCCTGAGAGAGCTTTGTGAAGTGAGATGGATTGAAAGACAGAAGGCCAGGACTCACAATGGCTCCAGAATGGGCTTCAGGCAGGCACTAGCCAAGAAAGGAGGCGGGCTTTATGTCTGCAAATAAGAATTCCCAAGGGTCAGCGCCTCTGGTGTCCTGTTTTCCCTGAGTGTAATGCTGTGATGGGAAAAAGAGGGCGATTAGATCTTACCTtgggagcagaaggaaaagaaaaaaacatcatcTGGAGATACTGCCCTCTCTccacagaggaaataaaattccAACTCCTTCCTTGTGATGAGGAGGATGGAGACAATTTCCTCCAAGCTCCATGGTAACATcccccccccgacccccgccACCTCAATTATCCAGTCTCAAAACTGGAACTCTGAGCCCAGAACACAGAGTCTAGATCCCCAAATTCTGGGCTGGAAATCCATATCCAAGGCAGAACCAAAATCTTTGAGCCCAATAGGCAAATTCCTGGACACAGAGCCCAGAGAAGAGAGCCTAGGACCCAGAATCATCCCAAGGATTTAAGCAAAAGAGGATATGACCATGGCTGCCTCCATCCACTTGTCATTACTGTTCTCTGCTCTATTCCTGCTCTTATCACCTCTCACTCAACCTTACACCAAGTTCTACAATGTTAAGGTCTCCTCTAGGATAGACATCCCAAGGTACTGAGTGATCATGGAGTTTAAAGTCACACAGACGTAGGTTTGAGTCCCAACCTTGCCATCTACTAGCTTCATGATTTTAGGAGATTAGCATTCCTTCAACCCACCACTTGACCTGTAAAGAGACTGGTACCTATCTACAGGGGGTAGAGATTCAAACGAGAAGAAGAAAGTgacattttttaatgtgattgAACCATATATGAAAATTATCTGCATCATAAGTTTTTATGCAGAGCCCAATTTCAGATCCCCCAAACAGATTCTTTTCCCAAATGCCCAGTCTTCCCCTTAAGTGTTTTGTTTTACCTCTTCTTTGTTTCAGTTTCAAATAGAATAAGGGTGTCTTGAGGGAAGGAGTGCGGGATAGCTCTCTCCCTTTTCTATCAAGTGGTGGGATGAGTGGGGGAAAGCAAacagaagatggagagagaaaaatcttcctTCCCCATATGGAACTTTGAAGTACCTCAGAGAGGCAGTTTGACAACCATTTCTGCTTTCCATTATTGTAGAATTGGTTGGGTTAGAATTAACGAGTTGAGAACCAGGAATTTAAATTCAGGATAATGCAGACAACAACTTTATGAATAAGGTCAGAGAGTCTTGGGAAAAGAAGGGGACCTAAATGATGTCTCAGATTGTGCATAATTAGGGGTAGGGCTTTGAAAAGTCATAGAGCAAAGTAACTCTAGCTGTGTCATTAAGAGCAGCATAAAGAGGAGTAAGCATGGATCCTGACcagtttcttcattcatttaattaGTCATTTAATTGTTCATTTAATTCACATGTACTGGGTACCAAATGCTGTGCTAAGGTGCAGGATTTTACCTTTGACTGCCATTATCTCTTTTTTGACTTTTGAAAAGCTCTTTTCAAGATCCAGTTTCTCCTCCATTAAATAAGAGGAAAAGTCAAGCGAAACCCAAAGTACTTTCACTCTGAGAGTGACAATGCCAAACCCAACATTTGAGCAAATCGCAACAAAAGGGATTTATTGTAAGTGCTAAAAGTCATCTATGGGGAAATTATGAAGCACTTTTCCCTGAAGAGcttaaaaagggaaataaatttgtcCTGTGGATTGTAAGCAAAACTTCATGATGGAGCAAAGCAAATGTAGGCACAGTCTGCAGGTCCATGTTTGGTGTAGAAGAATAAAACCAGTTTAAACATATCTTATCTAAAGAAGGGATCTATTCTTCAGAAATAAGTTAATAGACtttgtagaaaagaaaaagaagtctcaAAAGAGATCTTGATCAGGGAACTTTTATGCATGGGAGTCGAATTGACAAAGAACTCTGGCAGGATCCCACATATTATTGTGACAATCAACTGACTTTTTTCCCCTGTCAGTTCTACTGGCCTAGAGGGCAGCCTTAAAATTGGAGCTTACCTGAATTTTGGATTTTAGGTAGATTGGGATGGCAGAGGATGGGAATTGGGGGCAAAGGAAGGAACTCACATCATGCAGCAGGGGGCATCAGAGTGACTGTGGAGTAGTTGGAGAATGTTCATCAAATTCTTGTGTGAAGCTATTTGTGTGTTCCATCTGCACCACCTCGTGGCGATGATAGCCTAGAAGTCTGCTTTCCCTTTACGATCAAAGTCATATGCCTAGTTGTCATGCACTCAGTTTCCCCAGATTTGAAACCACCCGCAATCTGACTTAGGCAATCTCTCAAGATTGTGCTTCCCAAGCTTCTCAGTGTGAAACTTCCCCTTTGTCTAAACAAAACTGTTTGCGATTCTCCCAAATGTTGTCAACTGATATTCTAGGTTAAAGGTTCTCAGTCTTTCACATGTATCAGAATTGCTTGgaggactttttaaaagacagattccTGGACCTCACACCCCCTGAGTTTCTGGTTCAGGAGATCAGAGgaagggcctgagaatttgcctGCCTAACAAGTTCCTAAAAGATGATAATGACTCTGGTTTGggaatcacactttgagaaccacctcTCTAGACTCTTGTTATTCATGAGTCTTGTTATTTTTGTCACACATCAGATCAGCATTACCTGAGAGGTGTTCCAAAAGACAAGTACTGTGCTTTGCAAGCCTTCTTCACCCAGGGGTCTTATTAAATGCAGTTCACATTCTCCAGTTCTCGTATGGGGTTTGATTCTGTTTTTCTAACAACCTACCAGATACACCAATGCTGTCGTTCATCGGACCACACCTGGAGTAGTAAGATTCTAAACTTTCTTGCCTAAATGTTTCTTCTCAGGTGGTTATTTATGCCAAGATCATtaccttcccttctccctgccacCCTGTGCCAAGGACCCTTACTCCTCTCATCCTTCATAAGCTACTTCACAAACATACGCCCAAATCTGTTCCCATTTCCACAAACCAAATGAGTCCTCTCTCTCACATGTGGATGCACCAAGCCTCCAAAGAATTGTGTTTGTCTCTAATGTTCATCATTTCCTTAAG
The Equus caballus isolate H_3958 breed thoroughbred chromosome 7, TB-T2T, whole genome shotgun sequence genome window above contains:
- the OR51K1 gene encoding olfactory receptor family 51 subfamily K member 1 codes for the protein MGAENNESLDLLSVFLTGIPGLEAQHGWLSILFFTMYTVDIVGNSLIMAAVQADPALHEPMYLFLSMLSVTEVGVSVSTLPTVMGILWFDARQIDFDGCLSQMFFIHTFSCMESGVLLAMSYDRFVAIYNPLRYIAILTPPRIISTGLGISLKSVTLMAPLPILLRQLHYCHINVLSYSYCLHSDLIQLPCADTKLNSILGLAIVLATFGLDSLLIMVSYILILHTVLGIASREGQQKALNTCVSHICAVLVYYVPMIGVSVMHRAAKHASPLVHTLMSSIYLFVPPVLNPIIYSIKTKPIQQGIATLFSCKRQLL